The Methylomonas rhizoryzae genome includes the window CCGTTGAAGCGGTGAAAAGCCGCAAAAGCGTCGTTGACATGAATAAAACGCCCTGCGCAATCGGTGATGAACAACGCTTCGGACATAGCGGCCATCGCCGCTTCCAAATACGCTTGGCTGGCCTCGGCCTCTCGACGTGCGGTGTTGGCATCCTCCAGGCGGTTGAGGGCAGCCAACCTGGCCATGCTTTGCGTCTGCAAGGCGGCGGCCTGGGCTTCGGCTCGCTCCCGTTCGGTGCGCTTGCGTTCGGTAATGTCGCGGTGAACCGCCATGAAACCGAGCACTTTGCCGTGCGGCGCCACAATCCGGGTCCCGCTGGTTTCGGCCAAAAATTCGCTGCCATCCTTACGCCGGTAACGCATTTCGAAAACCGCGGTATCGCCGCCCGTTTCGAGCCGATAGCGGCGAATGCCTTGTTCGATAAAGTCGGCGGGATCGGCATACAACATCCGGGTGCTGTGGCCGCCAGCCTCTTCCGGCGTATAACCGAACATTTGCGTAAACGCCGGATTCACCAGCTTGATGCGGCGCTCGGTATCGGTAAGGGTGGCAGCGTCCAGCATGCCGTCGAAAATCGAGTGGAACAGGATTTCGCTTTCCTGCAATTGCCGGTGCGCATCCATCAACTCGCGGCGCCTATCCGCCTCGTATTGCTGCGAGCGGCGTTGCGACTCGGACAATACACCGGCCAAAATGCCACTCAGTATCAGCATGCTCCATTGCAGGAGATTATGGCTTTCGGTAATCGCCCAGTGCTCTTGAGACGGGACAAAATAATATGCCGTCAGCAATCCGGTACAAGCGGTCGTAACCAGACCAGGCCCCAAACCGCCTAACATCGCTATGGCGATGACCGCCGGCATGAACAAAATCAGTAACGGACGTTGGCCGAATACGACAACCAACTGCATGCGAACGGCGAACATCAGCAACGGCAATAGTATCGCCAGAACATAGGGAAGCAGACGTGGGCGCGGCGGCGGGAACCCCCGGATCACGGCGAATTCTCCGGCGGCACATCGGCCTGATCCGTAAATGACACGTCGTAGGGCGGCATGCGTCCTAGCTCTGCCGCCAAATCGTTCACGTGTTGCTTGAGCCGAATCATCGCCAGTTCGCGGTCGATCCCGGCGTTATCGAAACGCTCCAATTCCAGGTTACGGTGTTGCAATTCTTCCGTTTGCCGACGGAGCTCCCGTTCGGCTTGCTTGCGTTCGCTGATGTCCAGCGCGAAGCCTATCCGTCTCATCGGTTTACCGTCCAGCGCCCGGGTAACCGTAATATCCAACAGCACCGGAAAACGTTCGCCGTTCTTGCACAGATGTTCGGATTCGAAACTGGCATGGCCTAACCGGTCGGCGTCGAGTATGCGCGGCCTGACTGTTTCCCAACAATCCTCGGGAAACAAGGTCTCGACCGGTTTGCCCGCCAATTCTTCGGCAGAGTAGCCCCGCTGCCGGGCAAAAGCGGGGTTGACGGCGAGTATGGTTTGGGTGGCGGGATCGCCTATCGCCACGCCGAACTCGGACTTTTCGAAAGCTTCCCGCCATAACTCCAGTTGCGCTTCGGCTTGTTTGCGCCTGGAAATGTCCTCTACTACCGATATGAAATAATCCGGACTGCAGTCGGACTTGTCGACCAAGGACACGCTGAGATTGACCCAGACGATGCTGCCGTCCTTGCGAAGGTAGCGTTTTTCCATCGTATAGTGATCGATACGTCGTTCCAGCATTTGCCTGACGCATCTTAGATCCGCCGCCAGATCGTCCGGGTGAGTGATGTCCTGGAAAGTCTTGGCTAACAGTTCGGCGGCCGAGTAGCCGACAATATTGCAAAGTTTTGCATTGACTCGCAGCCAACGGCCGTCCGGCGCGACCAGGGCAATTCCCACCGCCGCCAGTTCGAAGGTGGCTTCGAATCGGTTTTCGCTTTCCCTAAGCCTGGAATCTATCCGTTGCCGCTCGCCTATCAAACCGGCTACTCGGGTTAATAATTCGTCGACTCTGAACGGTTTGATCAGATATTCCTGAACGCCGGCTTGCAGTAAGCGTATGCGCAACGCGTCGTCGGCCTTGGCGGAGAGGACCAGGATGGGTACATCGGCAAATTCAGGTTGCCGGCGCAGTTCGGCAATCATCGTATCGCCGCTCATTTCCGGCATCATCAGGTCGGTCAAAATCAGGTCCGGCATCAGCGATAACGCTAACGTAACGCCTTGCCGGCCGTTAGCCGCGCCGGCAACCCGATAATAAGGTTGCAGACTGGCGGCGATGAAGGTTTGCAAATCGGCGTTGTCTTCTACCACCAAGATCAATGGCGCGTCCCGGCTGTCCGCTGTAGTTGCGGCAGCTGCCGGCATGGGACGCGCTAGCGAACTCTCGATAGCCGCCCGATTGCCTATGAGAGCGTCGGACCGGCTTGCCGCCGCCAATGAGATACCGGTCGGGGCGGTAAGCGGCAAACGCACCGAAAACAGCGCTCCGCCACTGGGAGCCTCGCCTAGCAGCGCGCTACCGCCGTGCAACGCGGCAAATTCGCGGACGATAGCCAAACCCAAACCCGTTCCGCCGTGCCGGCGATCGGCATTGCCCTCCAATTGGCGAAAACGCTCGAATACCGCCTCGCGTAAATCGGCCGGCACGCCGGGACCGTTATCCTCAACTTCTATCACTGCCGCCGCATCGGTCCGGAGGAGTCTAAGGTCGATATAGCCGCCATCCGGCGTGAATTTGAATGCGTTGGACAATAGGTTGAGCAAGATGCGCGCTACTTTTTCAGCGTCGACTTCGGCATGCAACGCAGCGGGCACATTAACTACAAAAGCAATACCGCGTTCATTGGCCAAAGAGTCAAAATACGCCGCAGTAGTTCGGGTTAATTCCGCTAAATCGAGGCGCGCATAGTGAATTTGCATGCTGCCTGCTTCCAGTTTGGCGGCGTCGAGCAAATCGGAAACCTGACGGTACAGCAGCCGGGCATTCCGCAACATCATCTCTGTTTCTCTCCTTTCCGCCGTATCGCCGTTAACCATGGTTAGACGCTTTTCCAACGGAGCCATGATTAGGGTCAGAGGCGTTCGCAGTTCGTGACTAACGTTGGCGAAGAATTGACTTTTCAATTGGTCGAGTTCCAAGGTTTTCCGGTACAGCCCGGTAAGCTGTTGTTGGCTACGTTCGGCCGACAACCTCGCCTCCTCGCTGTTGCGCATAGCCCGCTGCAAACGCTCGAACAACCAGGCGAACAAACCGCCCATTACGGCAAACAATGCGATAGAAGCCAGTGAGGAGGTATCCACCACGGTCAATGCAAATTGCGGCGGAATGAACACGTACCAAGCGAGCAAGGTGGAGATTGCCGTACCGGTCAAGCCGCCGCGCAGCCCGCCCAGCCAGGCACTACAAAAAGCGGCGGGGAAAAATAAAAACCACACGTAAGGTTTGATGTAAGCGTCCCAAAACAGCCACTGCAGGCCGCAGGCCGTAAAAGGACACAGGAGCGCAAGCGAAATGCCGAAACCCGGGCTTTTGTCAGGATTTCTGTTCGTCATGTAAAAAAGTCAATCTGTACGGCTGTTCGCGCCCCAGTTCTTGCGATAGCGCATTGATCATTTTTTTCATCTCTATGATGTGTAATTCCCGGCCTACGGTTACCCGGTTGAAGCGTTCGAGTTCGGCGTTACGCTTGCGCAACTGTTCTTCGGCTTGTTTTTGCAACGTGACGTCGATGATGACGCCGTCGAGAAACTCGGCTGAACCGCTCGCATCGTAACCGGCCCTGCCGTGATCGATAACCCAACGGATGCCGCCGTCGGCGTGGCGGATACGGTATACCAAGCGATACGGCTGACGACAGGCAACGGCAATGCTTACCGCTTGTTCGACGCCGACCCTGTCTTCGGCGAGCACTATCTCGGTCCAGGTCAACGGGGAATCGCCGGCCAGAAAAGCACAGGCTTCATAACCGACCAACAGTTTCACGCCGTCGGATAGCATGATCATGCGCCAGGGGGGATTTACTTCGCTGCGATAGACGGCGCCGGGCAAATTGTCGGCCAAGGTTCGGTAGCGTTGCTCGCTTTCCGCCAGTCTTAATTCCGCCTGTTTTCTATCGCTGATATCGATGTGAATGCCGGACAACAGGACAATGTTGCCGTTTTCGTCGCGTTGAGCGCTACCTTTGCAATACAGCCAACGTATCTCCCCGTTATCCTCGCGGCGGATACGAAACTCGGTTTCGAACGGTTCGCCCCGCTCGATGTGCCGCTCCCATTGAGCGTCGAACAGATTCAGATCGTCGGGATAAAGTCGAGCGCGCCAGTCTTGGTAGCTATGCTGACTGCTGGGCACCACCCCGTAAAGTCTTTCGCATTCCGGCGACCAATAGATCGAGTCGTCGAGCAAGTTACGTTCCCAAATACCGACGTGCCCGCCTTCTTGCGCCATGAGTAAGCGACGTTCGCTGGCGCGTAAGGTCCGGGCGGTTTTATTGGCTTCGTCGCGGGCCGTTTGTGCGTCTTCCAGTAAGTTAACCATGGCCACTTGCACCTGTTGCGCATCTTCGGGTTGCCAAGGTTCGGCCGTCTCGGAACTCCCGGTATATGGGGGAGGACGGCCGAGTTCGCCGGCCAAAGCGTTAATCTGTTGCTTCATGGTCAACATGGCCAATTCTCGGCCGACGGCGATGCGGTTGAAACGCTCCAGCATTTCATTGCGTTGATTTAGCCGGGTTTCCGCCATTTTACGATCGGAAATATCGTGCTGGACCGATAACCAAACCGGGCCCCAAACCGGCATTTCGTGACGGGATATATCGGCATAACTCCAGAAAATGCTGCCGTCCTTGCGGCGGCTGAGCCATTCTCCTTGCCAACGTCCGCTTGTCCGAAGTTGTTCGATGATCTGACCGGCAACTTCCGCCGGTGTTTGCTTCGTGGTTTGCGCGCTGAGCATGGCAAGATCACGTTCGAGCAGTTCGTCGATCCGATACCCGAACATGGCAGCAAAGGCCGGATTGGTAAACAAAATACGTCCGTCGCCGCCAATGACGTTGATGCCCTCGGTAAGGTGGGCGAGTATTTCCGCTTGCAGCTGCACCGCCTGTTGCGTCCGCTGCCGTTCCTCGATTAACTTAAGCTGCGCCTGCTGATCCTGCAAGGTGAGCAAGGTACCGCCGATCGCCAACACCAACAGACAAATCAACAGCAGTCCGGCCGAGTCTTTACTGGCATTGGCGTAAAACTCGGCGCTATCTTTTTTGACGATTAAAAACCAATCCGTACCGGGTACCGGGTAAGCTACGGCAACCGACGCTTCGCCGCGGTAATCGACGCCGCTGATCAATTCTCCGGGCTGTTTAGCGCCTTGCAGTAATTGACTTGACAGCAAATCGGCATCAACCAGCGGCTGGCGCAAGGACAGAGCCGCGTTCTGACGGTAACGCAATGCGCTGAGGTATAAGGCATCGGCGCCATCCCGGCGCAGCAGCAAGGATTCGCCGCTAGCTCCTGCATCCGGCCCTGCTTGCAACAGGGTGAAGAGCCGGTCAAGCGGTTCGGTGCGCAACACTACGACCGCCAATATTTGTTGATCGGCGCCAATAGGCACGACAAAATCCAAATGAATTTTCCGTTCGGCATCCGGATAGAGTTCGGTACGGACAACGCCGCCTGCCGTGCCCGCTTGCTGAACCGCCGCGAGCAGCGGCGGCGAAATATCTTCCGCAGTCGCTTTCGAAGACCAAAGTTTACGTCCGGACGGGTCGAGAAATAAGGCGGAAGCAAACCCCATGGATTGCTCGTATTCGCTCACCCAGATGCGTAAGTGTGTTGCGGCGGCTGCATTGCCAAGGATAAGCCATTGCTGTAGCAACTGCGCAAAATAGGCATTGCCGCGTAGATAGGCTGCATTCTTAGCATATTTTTCCAATTCGTCGGCAATACCGGCTGCATTGCGATTTGCAAAGGCTTTAATACGGGCCAGCTCGTCGCGCTGTTGCTGTTGCCAGTGATAGGTGATGCCGAAAGCCCCGGAACCGATGACGCACAAAGTCAACAGAGTGAAGGGCAGCCAGCGGCGAAAGCCCGCTTGCGACGTATAGGCGGCTGTTTTTAACGGTCTAAGTTCGAAACGCCGCAACAATCCGTACAACAATAACGAAGTGGCTGCTACGTACAACCAGCCTTTCAACATGCTGACCACGGCAAACTGGGCGGCATCTTGGATCAACAGTTTTAAAGCCCCGTCGGAAAGCAAGATCCATAGTGCGCCGAATACCGCGTATACGGTAACGATCAGTAAAGGCCCACCGGCATTGGCCAAGCGCTGTTTGGGGGAATCGTTCATGGCCGAGCGCTACACTCCGCTCTTAAGTATTCTCGGCTATGGCCACAAACTCATCGAAACCAGCCAAAAACGCGTCGGTCACGTCCGGATCGAAATGCCTTCCTTTTCCTTCAGCGATAATAGCCCGCGCGCGTTCATACGGCAGCGCCGGTTTGTAAGGCCGCGACGACACCAAGGCATCGAACACATCGGCCAGCGCCATGAGCCGGGCGGAAATAGGGATGGCATCGCCGACCAGACCGTCGGGATATCCGCTGCCGTCCCACTTTTCGTGGTGCCAGCGCGCGATTTCCTTGGCGATGCGCAAGAAGGCGACCGGTTGTTCGGCGTCCCGTTCCGCACGCTCTATGGCATCCGATCCCAGCTTGGCATGGGTTTTCATCACTTCCCAGTCTTCGCCAGCCAGTTTGCCGGGATTCAGCAAAATGTTGTCGGGAATACCGACTTTACCAATATCGTGTAGCGGCGCCGATTTGACCAACATCGCAATATAGGCTTCCGTCAGAAAGTCGGCAAAGCGCGGATGCGATTGCAATTTATTGGCCAGAAGACGAATGTAGCCCTGAGTACGATGAATATGATTACCGGTTTCCGGATCTCGAGTTTCCGCTAGATGCGCTAAGGCCCGTATGCTGACGGTCTGTACCAATTCGTTTTCTTTCATCCGCTGCTGGACCTCGGCTTCCAGCCAGGCTTTATCATCCCGTAATCTGTCCCGTGCTTGCTTAAGCTCAAGATGGGTCCGAACTCGCGCCAACACAACGGGCGCCATAATGGGCTTGGTAATATAATCCGCCGCGCCTAGATCGAATCCGGCCAATTGATCTTCCTGGCTATCAAGAGTGGTAATAAAGATGACCGGAATATCGTTGGTGAGTGGATCGGCTTTCAGTCTGGCCAAAACGGTAAAGCCATCCATGCCCGGCATCATGACGTCTAACAATATCAACGCAGGAAGCGGTTGCACGTTTGCCAGTTCTAAAGCACGTTCGCCGTTATTGGCTACCCTAACTCGATAAGTCGTTTGCAACAAGGCATCCATGAGCGCCAAATTGTCCGGTGTGTCATCTACCACCAAAATGGTCTGAGTGTCGCTGGATGCTTTATTTAAAGTAGGAACGCAAAGCTTGCTTTCTTGTTCCATTATCACAATACCTATTATGCAAGGATCTAAGTGAATTATCCCGCGCAGACTGAGACGCGCCTACTCGGGCTTGAATTCGCTACTCAGTACAGAGAGAAACGCGATGATGACCGCATGCCGGGAGACAACTCCAATATCCCTTTGAAGGAATAAACAGCCGCAAAAGTTAATGCTGCTTGCTAGTTTGGCCACCCTTTACAAAGCCTAGCCCAAATCCATTAGCAATAAAGGGTTTTGCATAATAATCGTAAACGGTTCGAATTCGCAAACCGCTGCAAAATTTTGTGAGGCGCTATACAGAGTCATAATATGCCGGCTGTCGCTTCCGTTATACGAATTCATTTTCTTCATAAGCAAATGCCTCTCTCAGCGCGTGCCGCCGCGGCCCGACCAGGATAGTAGCGTTATAATAGCGAGGTTATTTATAAAATGCTTCAGACCTTATGCACTTACCGAATTACTCCGCCGCGCGAGTCTTAGTTGTCGGCGACTTGATGCTGGACCGTTACTGGCACGGCCCGACCTCGCGGATTTCCCCGGAAGCGCCGGTGCCGGTGGTACACGTCAAACAACACGAAGAACGGG containing:
- a CDS encoding hybrid sensor histidine kinase/response regulator, with protein sequence MTNRNPDKSPGFGISLALLCPFTACGLQWLFWDAYIKPYVWFLFFPAAFCSAWLGGLRGGLTGTAISTLLAWYVFIPPQFALTVVDTSSLASIALFAVMGGLFAWLFERLQRAMRNSEEARLSAERSQQQLTGLYRKTLELDQLKSQFFANVSHELRTPLTLIMAPLEKRLTMVNGDTAERRETEMMLRNARLLYRQVSDLLDAAKLEAGSMQIHYARLDLAELTRTTAAYFDSLANERGIAFVVNVPAALHAEVDAEKVARILLNLLSNAFKFTPDGGYIDLRLLRTDAAAVIEVEDNGPGVPADLREAVFERFRQLEGNADRRHGGTGLGLAIVREFAALHGGSALLGEAPSGGALFSVRLPLTAPTGISLAAASRSDALIGNRAAIESSLARPMPAAAATTADSRDAPLILVVEDNADLQTFIAASLQPYYRVAGAANGRQGVTLALSLMPDLILTDLMMPEMSGDTMIAELRRQPEFADVPILVLSAKADDALRIRLLQAGVQEYLIKPFRVDELLTRVAGLIGERQRIDSRLRESENRFEATFELAAVGIALVAPDGRWLRVNAKLCNIVGYSAAELLAKTFQDITHPDDLAADLRCVRQMLERRIDHYTMEKRYLRKDGSIVWVNLSVSLVDKSDCSPDYFISVVEDISRRKQAEAQLELWREAFEKSEFGVAIGDPATQTILAVNPAFARQRGYSAEELAGKPVETLFPEDCWETVRPRILDADRLGHASFESEHLCKNGERFPVLLDITVTRALDGKPMRRIGFALDISERKQAERELRRQTEELQHRNLELERFDNAGIDRELAMIRLKQHVNDLAAELGRMPPYDVSFTDQADVPPENSP
- a CDS encoding PAS domain-containing protein, which encodes MNDSPKQRLANAGGPLLIVTVYAVFGALWILLSDGALKLLIQDAAQFAVVSMLKGWLYVAATSLLLYGLLRRFELRPLKTAAYTSQAGFRRWLPFTLLTLCVIGSGAFGITYHWQQQQRDELARIKAFANRNAAGIADELEKYAKNAAYLRGNAYFAQLLQQWLILGNAAAATHLRIWVSEYEQSMGFASALFLDPSGRKLWSSKATAEDISPPLLAAVQQAGTAGGVVRTELYPDAERKIHLDFVVPIGADQQILAVVVLRTEPLDRLFTLLQAGPDAGASGESLLLRRDGADALYLSALRYRQNAALSLRQPLVDADLLSSQLLQGAKQPGELISGVDYRGEASVAVAYPVPGTDWFLIVKKDSAEFYANASKDSAGLLLICLLVLAIGGTLLTLQDQQAQLKLIEERQRTQQAVQLQAEILAHLTEGINVIGGDGRILFTNPAFAAMFGYRIDELLERDLAMLSAQTTKQTPAEVAGQIIEQLRTSGRWQGEWLSRRKDGSIFWSYADISRHEMPVWGPVWLSVQHDISDRKMAETRLNQRNEMLERFNRIAVGRELAMLTMKQQINALAGELGRPPPYTGSSETAEPWQPEDAQQVQVAMVNLLEDAQTARDEANKTARTLRASERRLLMAQEGGHVGIWERNLLDDSIYWSPECERLYGVVPSSQHSYQDWRARLYPDDLNLFDAQWERHIERGEPFETEFRIRREDNGEIRWLYCKGSAQRDENGNIVLLSGIHIDISDRKQAELRLAESEQRYRTLADNLPGAVYRSEVNPPWRMIMLSDGVKLLVGYEACAFLAGDSPLTWTEIVLAEDRVGVEQAVSIAVACRQPYRLVYRIRHADGGIRWVIDHGRAGYDASGSAEFLDGVIIDVTLQKQAEEQLRKRNAELERFNRVTVGRELHIIEMKKMINALSQELGREQPYRLTFLHDEQKS
- a CDS encoding response regulator, which gives rise to MEQESKLCVPTLNKASSDTQTILVVDDTPDNLALMDALLQTTYRVRVANNGERALELANVQPLPALILLDVMMPGMDGFTVLARLKADPLTNDIPVIFITTLDSQEDQLAGFDLGAADYITKPIMAPVVLARVRTHLELKQARDRLRDDKAWLEAEVQQRMKENELVQTVSIRALAHLAETRDPETGNHIHRTQGYIRLLANKLQSHPRFADFLTEAYIAMLVKSAPLHDIGKVGIPDNILLNPGKLAGEDWEVMKTHAKLGSDAIERAERDAEQPVAFLRIAKEIARWHHEKWDGSGYPDGLVGDAIPISARLMALADVFDALVSSRPYKPALPYERARAIIAEGKGRHFDPDVTDAFLAGFDEFVAIAENT